From Lemur catta isolate mLemCat1 chromosome 21, mLemCat1.pri, whole genome shotgun sequence, a single genomic window includes:
- the XBP1 gene encoding LOW QUALITY PROTEIN: X-box-binding protein 1 (The sequence of the model RefSeq protein was modified relative to this genomic sequence to represent the inferred CDS: deleted 2 bases in 1 codon): MVVVAAAPSPADGAPKVLLLSGQAAAAAGAPAGRALPLMVPAPRGASPEGASGEPPQARKRQRLTHLSPEEKALRRKLKNRVAAQTARDRKKARMSELEQQVVDLEEENQKLLLENQLLREKTHGLVAENQELRQRLGMDALVTEEEAEAKGNGVRPVAGSAESAALRLRASAAGAGPVVTPPEHLPVDSDGVDSSDSESDILLGILDNLDPVMFFRCPSPESTSLEELPEVYPEEPSSLPASLSLSMGTSSAKLEAINELIRFDHIYTKPLVLEIPSETESQTNVVVKIEEAPPSPSENDHPEFIVSVKEEPAEDDFIPELGISNLLSSSHCLKPSSCLLDAYSDCGYEGSSSPFSDMSSPLGVNHSWEDTFANELFPQLISV, translated from the exons atggtggtggtggcagccGCGCCGAGCCCGGCGGACGGGGCCCCCAAAGTACTTCTTCTGTCCGGTcaggccgccgccgccgccggagcCCCGGCCGGCCGGGCGCTGCCGCTCATGGTGCCGGCCCCGAGAGGGGCCAGCCCCGAGGGGGCGAGCGGGGAGCCACCCCAGGCGCGCAAGCGACAGCGCCTCACGCACCTGAGCCCCGAGGAGAAGGCGCTGAGGAG gaaactgaaaaacagagTAGCAGCTCAGActgccagagatagaaagaaagCTCGAATGAGTGAGCTGGAACAGCAAGTGGTAGATTTGGAAGAAGAG AACCAAAAACTTTTGCTAGAAAATCAGCTTTTACGAGAGAAAACTCATGGCCTTGTAGCTGAGAACCAGGAGTTAAGACAGCGCTTGGGAATGGATGCCCTGGTTACTGAAGAGGAGGCAGAAGCCAAG GGGAATGGAGTGAGGCCGGTGGCCGGGTCTGCTGAGTCCGCAGCACTCAGACTACGTGCA TCTGCAGCAGGTGCAGGCCCAGTTGTCACCCCTCCAGAGCATCTCCCCGTGGATTCTGATGGTGTTGACTCTTCAGACTCAGAG TCTGATATCCTGTTGGGCATTCTGGACAACCTGGACCCAGTCATGTTCTTCAGATGTCCTTCCCCAGAGTCTACCAGCCTGGAGGAGCTCCCAGAGGTCTACCCAGAAGAACCCAGTTCCTTACCGGCCTCCCTTTCTCTGTCAATGGGGACGTCATCAGCCAAGCTGGAAGCCATTAATGAACTAATTCGTTTTGACCACATATATACCAAGCCCTTAGTCTTAGAGATACCCTCTGAGACAGAGAGCCAAACTAATGTGGTAGTGAAAATCGAGGAAGCACCTCCTAGTCCCTCAGAGAATGATCACCCTGAATTCATTGTCTCAGTGAAGGAAGAACCTGCAGAAGATGACTTCATTCCAGAGTTGGGTATCTCAAATCTGCTTTCATCCAGCCACTGCCtgaagccatcttcctgcctacTGGATGCTTATAGTGACTGTGGATATGAGGGCTCCTCTTCCCCCTTCAGTGACATGTCCTCTCCGCTTGGTGTAAACCATTCTTGGGAGGACACTTTTGCCAATGAACTCTTTCCCCAGCTGATCAGTGTCTAA